The genomic segment AATCTTTCAATCTATGTTTCCAGTCAAATATCTTCAAAACACATTCTATTTTTTAACAGGCTGTTGGAGTTCTTTTTTTACAGACATGTCTTTCTTCATCATCGGGCGGACTTTATTCATATCTTTTCCCGGTATGCAGCTACTTTCTTTTTCAATGCCGGCGGCATTATCGCAAGGCATCATTGGACAACGATTCTTACAACAAACAAATATTCCGGCCGATATGCATATCGCGACTGCAATCCATAATAATACCGCGATTATCCTGCCGTACATTTTTAATCCTTTGCTTTCTGTTTTTCCTACAGCAAACAAAACAAAAAAACTTGCCACCAGCATCATCACTGACGGAACAATACACAAAAATCCTGCAAACCTGGAAAAACCCATGATACCCTCCCATTTAAATATTGTGGTTCGACAAGCTCACTATTAGATTATACAGATCTTCTTGACGGCAGGTAGATTAGAATCCAAAATTTTATCTATGTAATCTATTTCAAAATCTGTGTAACCAGTGCCTGTTGAGTACTTTCTCAACAGGCACATTATACAAATTTTTCCAACTATTTCAAGGTATTTGCACTGACACTTTATGACAACTTTTTGCCTTCTTAAAATAAGTATTTACCAAGTCAATTAATTCCTTAATTTCAAACGGTTTTTCAATCCAAGCAACAAATTTAGCTGACTTGGTTTTATCAAATAACTTTTTTGTATCAGACCGGCCAGTAATAACGATAACCGGAATTTTAGCAGTTTCTTCCTCATCGTTGAGTTCTAAATCTAATGTATACCCGTCAATTTTGGGCATCATTACATCAAGGATAAGCAAGTCCGGTTTCTCCTCATTAATTTTCCTAAGCGCTACCTCACCGTTATTACAAGTGATAACTTCATAATCTGCCGCTGTTAAATTGGTTCTTACCAACTCGAGAATATTCGGGTCGTCATCAGCAACCAATATCTTTTTTTTAATCATGGCTAATCCCTCCTTTTTAATTTTTTATTTTTGAACAACTCTTCTATTCTATTTATGAGTATTTCTATTTCTATCGGCTTGGGAAGAAACGCGTCAATACACAATAACTTCGCTCTTTCTTTTGTATTCCGCTGGTCGGATGCAGATACAATAACTATAATAATGTCTTTATAAGTATCGTCTCCTTTAATTTTTTCACATATCTCCCAGCCGCTTATCTTTGGCAATCTTAAATCAACTATTATGAGATCGGGTTTGAATGAATTGATTTTTCTCAGTCCTTCTTCACCGTCAATAGCATTATCCACATTATACCCGCAAGCGACAAGGTTGACTTTTAGCAACATGGTAATATTTGGTTCATCTTCAATTATTAATATTTTTTCTTGCATAAATTTAATCCTTTATGGGCAAAGTAAATATAAAACAACTTCCGGAAAAACCGGGATTATCTTCAACCCATATTTTCCCGCCATGCATTTCAACAATTGACTTTGCAATTGACAATCCAAGCCCCGTGCCCCGCTCCTTTCTCGATACGTCGTCATCCACACGATAAAATTTCTCAAATATAATTTTCTTTTTATCATCAGCTATTCCAGGTCCGTGGTCTATTATAGCTATCCTGACTTCATTGGAAGACTTACCGGCAGTAAGTTTTATAACTGAATCCCTGGGTGAATATTTTAATGCATTCCCGATTATATTTTGAAAAACTTGTCTAATCCTGTCACTATCTAAATATATTTCCGGCAGATCCTTTTCAATTTCCACATCAATACCAACTCCATAAGTTTTAGTGTCAATTGACCTTACGGTTCTCCTGATAACCCCTTCTATGCTTATTTTTTTTAAATTTAACTCTAATCTACCTTCTTCAATCTTCGATATATCGAGAAAATCAGAAATCAACCTGCCAAGCCGGCGAGCTTCTATTCCTATAATATTAACATATTCGTCTTTATCTTTTTCAGAGAGTTTCAGATTTTTATTCAAAACAGTATCAGCAAAACCCAAAATTGAAGTAAGCGGCGTCCTCAGATCGTGGGAAACAATTTCAACAAATTCGGATTTTTTTTCATTTATCTCCTTTAACCGGGTATTTGCTTCCACTAAGCCGATAGTTGCTTCTTTGACTTTTCTCTCAAGGTCTTCATAAAAACTTTCCAATTCGCCCGCCATAACGTTGAACTGTAAAGATATTTTACCGATTTCATCTTCATTTCTAACCGGTATTCTGCAGCAAAATTCCTTGTTTGCAATACGTACCGAACCTTCATAGAGTAACTTTATCGGTTTAAGAAAATAATTTAAACTTACAAAATTTAAAATAATTATTATTATACCTGCAGTCACCCACACAATAATACCTATCATCAGATTTTTATGTACTGCATTTTTTAAACTCTGCACCGGAAAACCTATAATAACAGAACCTATTTTCCTGCCGTCATCTCCTTTTATTTCTTTATATACATCATAAACATTATCAACCATATTAAAAATATTCTCTGTTTCAAATTTAATCTTATTTTTATTAAAATTACCTGCTGTTGCAATAAGCTTATCCTGATTACTAAAGAAAGCTACATACTCTATTTCAGGCTCTTTTACAATTAAATCCCTATATCTCTCTACTCTTACCAGATGATCTAATTTTATTTCATCAGAAATACTATCAGCAATAACATTAGCAATTATCTGGGTTCTAAAAGCCATGCTTTCTTTAAAAGTTGTTTCAAAATGTTTTGACCTTAAATATAAACTACAAGATATAACAACGACATTAATTATACAAGTAACTAAAATCAATTTAGACTTAAATGACATTTTATTAAAAATAGACATCTTAAATTCTCCTCTTACTTTACGCTAACAACAAACTCCTTCTTTACCTGCATATCGGCAGGCACTACTTATTATGCTTTTTCAACAGCCTGATTATTATATACGGTCAATTTCTCTATTTTTCCTAATAAATCTTTGATTTCAAACGGCTTAGTTACATATTCGTCAGCTTTAAGAAAAACTGTTCCGATATATTTATCCCTGTATTCTTTTTTAGCCGTAAGCATTATAACCGGAATATTGGCAGTAACCGGATTTCTCTTTAACATGGAACAGACTTCATATCCTGTTTTTTTAGGCATAACTAAATCCAATATCACAAGGTCAGGTCTTTCTAATTCTATCATTTCCAAACCTTCCTCTCCATTTGAGGCATACGTAGCTTTGTATTTTTCCAAAGGTAAATTCGCTTTGATTATTTTTTCAACATTAGGGTCATCATCTATTATCATAATTTTTTTCTGTTCGATTATTGCCTTACCACTCAACAATTCAGTAACTTTATCAACTAAATATCTCACATCAAACGGCTTAGTAATATATGCGTCAACGCCGATTTTATCAGAAATACCCCTGTCTAATTTTTTGTCCCTACCTGTAAGCACAATAATCTTAGGTGCCGGAAAAGTATAAAGCCCGTCTTCAAATATCACATCCCAGCAAAAATGATAACCGTCCATCCCGGGCATTACTATATCAACAATAAGCAAATCGGGTTTTATTGCCTCGAATTTTTGCAACCCCTCATTACCATTAGATGCAACATATACTTCATAACCGGATTTTTCAAGGTTAACTTTTAACAGTCTTTGTATATTCTCATCATCATCAACAACCAAAATCTTTCTGCTCATAAAACAAATCCTCCTTCCCCTGCCTGCACAACCTAATTAAAAGCACTTAACCTTTTCTTTCTACTATAAGTATAACATCGCAGTGCAACTTTGGCAAGTATTTGATTGCAACTTTTATGCAACATAAAAAAGTTGATAAATTAGATAAAATATTGTAAAATCTTTTTGTTATGTATAGACCGAAAATACTATTGATTGAGGACGACAAGAATATAAAAACCCTATTAGAAATAAATCTGGAAGGCAGGAAATATAACGTTCATACTGCTGAAAGTTTAGCAAAAGCCAGGGAAGAGCTTAACGGATTTACACCTGATATAATGATTCTTGACAGAAAGCTGCCTGACGGCGACGGCATAGATTTCTGCAGGGAAATCCGTTCATACGAAAAAACAAAACACATTCCCATACTTTTCCTTACAGCTATGTCCAAGATGTCTGACAAGCTTTTAGGACTTAGAATCGGCGGCGACGATTATTTAACAAAACCTTTTGATATTGAAGAACTAGTCGCCCGAGTAGAAGCAATATTCCGCAGGTTAAGAAAAACAGAAGAAACATTACCCAAGATACTTAAAACCAAAGGAATCGAGCTTAATCTTAACAGCCACGAATGTTTTGTTAAAAATACTAAAATAAAACTCTGGCCGAAAGA from the Elusimicrobiota bacterium genome contains:
- a CDS encoding response regulator, whose protein sequence is MIKKKILVADDDPNILELVRTNLTAADYEVITCNNGEVALRKINEEKPDLLILDVMMPKIDGYTLDLELNDEEETAKIPVIVITGRSDTKKLFDKTKSAKFVAWIEKPFEIKELIDLVNTYFKKAKSCHKVSVQIP
- a CDS encoding response regulator — protein: MQEKILIIEDEPNITMLLKVNLVACGYNVDNAIDGEEGLRKINSFKPDLIIVDLRLPKISGWEICEKIKGDDTYKDIIIVIVSASDQRNTKERAKLLCIDAFLPKPIEIEILINRIEELFKNKKLKRRD
- a CDS encoding ATP-binding protein; this encodes MSIFNKMSFKSKLILVTCIINVVVISCSLYLRSKHFETTFKESMAFRTQIIANVIADSISDEIKLDHLVRVERYRDLIVKEPEIEYVAFFSNQDKLIATAGNFNKNKIKFETENIFNMVDNVYDVYKEIKGDDGRKIGSVIIGFPVQSLKNAVHKNLMIGIIVWVTAGIIIIILNFVSLNYFLKPIKLLYEGSVRIANKEFCCRIPVRNEDEIGKISLQFNVMAGELESFYEDLERKVKEATIGLVEANTRLKEINEKKSEFVEIVSHDLRTPLTSILGFADTVLNKNLKLSEKDKDEYVNIIGIEARRLGRLISDFLDISKIEEGRLELNLKKISIEGVIRRTVRSIDTKTYGVGIDVEIEKDLPEIYLDSDRIRQVFQNIIGNALKYSPRDSVIKLTAGKSSNEVRIAIIDHGPGIADDKKKIIFEKFYRVDDDVSRKERGTGLGLSIAKSIVEMHGGKIWVEDNPGFSGSCFIFTLPIKD
- a CDS encoding response regulator, encoding MSRKILVVDDDENIQRLLKVNLEKSGYEVYVASNGNEGLQKFEAIKPDLLIVDIVMPGMDGYHFCWDVIFEDGLYTFPAPKIIVLTGRDKKLDRGISDKIGVDAYITKPFDVRYLVDKVTELLSGKAIIEQKKIMIIDDDPNVEKIIKANLPLEKYKATYASNGEEGLEMIELERPDLVILDLVMPKKTGYEVCSMLKRNPVTANIPVIMLTAKKEYRDKYIGTVFLKADEYVTKPFEIKDLLGKIEKLTVYNNQAVEKA
- a CDS encoding response regulator transcription factor; its protein translation is MYRPKILLIEDDKNIKTLLEINLEGRKYNVHTAESLAKAREELNGFTPDIMILDRKLPDGDGIDFCREIRSYEKTKHIPILFLTAMSKMSDKLLGLRIGGDDYLTKPFDIEELVARVEAIFRRLRKTEETLPKILKTKGIELNLNSHECFVKNTKIKLWPKEFETLKIFLEKKNKLMTKDYLSENIWGWEHSTYSRNIDITIQRLRKKLGKQGSVIETVKGYGYILRED